The DNA segment TCCTACTTCATGCAGCGGCGCCCCGCCGCCGCATGAGCCCGCCCCCACGACGACACCACCTCTTACCAGGTGGGTGTGGGGGCGGACAGCAAGTGCACATCAGCGATGGAAGGAAGGACTTCCGCATGACTGTAGCACCTGAACAGACGGTAGTTGCCGAGAGGCGCGGCCGGGAACTCGTCGGCGCCGACGAGTTCGAGATGCTCGCTGCGTTCTGCGCGGACGAGTACAAGATGAACCGAGCCCTGGCCGACCGAGTCATGGACCAGGCGCTGGCCATGATCTTCGTCATGGGCACCACCCGCTCAGGCAACACCATGGCACCGTCGCAGGTCGTCGACCCCGGATGGCACACCGCCATCCTCCACACCGAGTGGTACGCCGACTTCTGCCAGAAGAACTTTGGGTACCTCCTCCACCACCAGCCCAACAGCAAGATGCGCACGAAGGGCCTTATGGCCGACGTTACAGCCCGCATCGAGACCGCCGGCTTCCACGTCGACCGGATCCTGTGGGGCACCGCAGGCGAATGCAACGCCCCGACCTGCTGCGGCGACGGCCCCTGCTGCTGACCACCCCGGCCACTGTCAGTGGCTGCCGCTAGAGTCCCGGCCTCACGGGTCGGGACTCAGTACAAACATGGAGCTTTCATGGCAACTGCCGAAGCCGCCAAAGGCCGGGGCCGGGTCACCGTCTTCAGCATGTTCGGGCCCGTCTTCGGCTACGCGAGCAGCCTTGTCGACGGCCGGCGGGTCGCGTACGTAGGCCCGGTCACTCCGGGCATGCACTGGCGCAAGGTCTGGCTGATGGCTGACCGCTGCTGCCGGCAGACCGAGGGCGAGGACGCGAAGGCCCGGTGGATCATCAGCCAGGCCAACCGCGCACTCACCTGCGGCAGTGGTGTTGTCGTGAGGCTCCCCGACGCCGAGTGGGAGATGGAAGCAGGGGGCTGGCAGGTGGACTTCAACCCCGACTGGTGTCACCAGGACTCTCTGGCGACCGGCCCTCTGTCTATCCCGCTGCTCACTCCGGAGCAGATCGAGCCGAAGCCGACGTTTTATCCGCACTACGCGGTATGACGTCCCGTTCCCAGGCTCCCGTTGCCGACTGTGCCCCGAGGGCGCCGGCAGCGGGACGAGCCCGGCCAGCCCTCGCGTTCCCCCGTCGGGGGCGGCCGCTCAGCGTACGAGCTCGGCGAGGTCGACCCCGATGGCCTCGGCGATGCGGATCAGGGTGTCGAGGAGCGGCGAGGCGTGGCCCTGTTCGATGCGGCTGTATGTGGCGACGTCGATCCCGGAGCGGGTGCAGACCTCGAGTTGGGTGAGGTTGTGGTGCTCGCGGACGCGGCGGATCTGGTCTCCCACCTGACGGCGTCGGGTGAGTACCCGGTCGTCGGGCGGGGTATTGCGTGGCACGGGTCCACGCTGTCGACCTAGTGATCATCTGTGATTAGGTTCGACCCTAATTTTATGGATCTTGGACTTCGGTCCTGATGGTCCAGCGGCTCGCCCTGTGCGGGCTGTTGGCGCGGGGCGGTGTGATGTGCGTCCGCCGGCCCCGTGAAGTGCTCGCCCGCGTGGCTGAGCGCGGCCGCCCCGTCCTCTCTGTGGAGGGCGGGGCGGTTTCGTGTGTGGACGCTGTCCCATGGGTGGCTGATTCTGACTGAGCGTTAGGGACGTGCTCTTCGTATTGGTGAGTGAGGGCGGGATACTGCCCGAGACGCCCCCTGCCGGTCTAAGCGGCAGGGGGCGCCCTTCCGGCCGGGAGCCTCCCGAGCATCCCGGACCGGGCTTGTCATGGGGTTGTGCGTCAGGCGGACGGAACTGCCTCGTCCGCCTCCCCTTTGGGCACTTTACCCACTGCTCAGCGTCGTCTACAGACGGTAGGGGCGGGTTCCACGAAAACTCCTCAGTGGGTTCGCACCGCTTCATGCCTGTATGAGCCATATATCGTGGCGCAATCTGGCCACGCAAGCAGACCGGTTGCCCCGCTCTCGCCAATTCGGATACACGTTCGATTAGACTGCGAGCACGCTCCGGCCGGGCTCGGGAGGTCCTGGCCGGACGGCAGACACCCCCTGCCGCATGAATCGGCAGGGGGTGCGCTGCAAGCGTAGACGGAGCCACTGACGACAGCTCGCCGCCAACGACCTCGCTGGGCGTCCGAGTTACGGGGTAGTAGCGGGGTAACAAGATCCGCAAATGTAGAAGCCCGGTAGACGGTGACGGTCTACCGGGCTTCTGAGCTGGCACTTGGCCTCTGTGGGGCTAACAGGATTTGAACCTGTGGCCTCATCCTTATCAGGGATGCGCTCTAACCAACTGAGCTATAGCCCCGCCGCGCTCTGCGGTGTGTGTCCCGCGCGCTGACTCCTGAAGATTAGCGCACGACGCGGGCAGTCCCAAAATCGGTTGTCGGGGGACCGTCAGGAGAGGTTTGAAGCCGCCCCGGGGGCGGCAACGGTCACTCGTCCTCCGCGAGCGTCAGCTCGACGCCGCCCACGAAGCCGGCGGAGAGGTTGTAGATGAACGCGCCGAGGGTCGCCAGCGCCGTCGCGAGGACGACGTCGATGACCGCGATGATCGACGTGAACATCAGGACGTGCGGCAGCGACAGGAAGGCCTGCAGGTCGAAGCCGTTCGACTCGTTCGAGCCGGTGGCCTCGGAGATGGTGCCGCCGACCGTCGAGAAGACGCCCATGGCGTCCATGACCATCCAGAGCACCGCGGACGCGACGATCGTGCAGATGCCCAGCGCGATGGAGAGCAGGAAGCTGACCTTCATGACCGACCAGGGGTCGGCCTTGGCCACGCGCAGGCGCGCCTTGCGGGTGCGGGGCGTCGTACGGGCACCGGTGCGCGGTCGGCGTACCGCGCTCTCCGGAGCGGGCGTCTGGTAGGCCTGCGGCGGGTGGTAGGGCCCGGCGGACTGCTGCGGCTGCCGTTCCCCGGGCAGCGGCGACGTGGACGGCGCGGAGGCCGCCTGCTGCGCCCCTGAGGGCTGCGGCTGGGGCTGAGGCTGGGCGCCCGGAGCGGCCGGGCCCGCGCCGGGCGCGTACTGCTGCTGGGTCTGCGAGCCTCGGGTGTCCGTCACGGGTCCCCCCTGGGATCCAGGTGCGTCGGGCGAGGGCGAGCCCTTCGCGGGCGACTTGATCGCCTTCAGCTGGGTGGTGTGCGGGTCCGTCGCAGGCGCGGCGGAGCCACGGCCGCCGCCCGTCTCCGAACCGGCTGTAGAACCGGTCGAGGTACCGGACGATCCGGCGCCCGTGGCTCCGCTCACGATGACTCTCTCCTCGTGCTACTCGGCCGAGGGCGTTTCACCCTCGTCCGTGCCGGTGGTCGCGGCACCCTCGGCGATCTCGTCGACGGCAATGTCGCCGTCGACCTCCTCCGCCTCGCGTCCCGCCTCGGCGTTACGTGCGATACCGACGACGGCATCGCGCTTGCCCAGGTTGATCAGTTGGACGCCCATGGTGTCACGGCCCGTCTCCCTGACCCCGCTGACTCGCGTACGAATCACACCGCCGCCCAGCGTGATGGCGAGGATCTCGTCGGCCTCCTCGACCACCAGCGCACCGACGAGCGAGCCGCGATCCTCGACGATCTTGGCGGCCTTGATACCGAGGCCGCCGCGACCCTGGACGCGGTACTCGTCGACGGGAGTCCGCTTCGCGTACCCGCCGTCGGTGGCAGTGAACACGAACGTACCGGGTCGAACAACATTCATCGAGAGGAGCTCGTCTCCCTCGCGGAAGCTCATGCCCTTGACACCCGAGGTGGCGCGGCCCATGGGACGCAGCGAATCGTCGGTGGCGGTGAACCTGATCGACTGTGCCTTCTTGCTGATCAGAAGCAGATCGTCGTCGGCCGAGACGAGTTCGGCGCCGATCAGTTCGTCGTCGGAACCGTCCGCCGTTTCCCGGAGGTTGATCGCGATCACACCACCGGAGCGCGGCGAATCGTAATCCTTCAGAGGCGTCTTCTTCACCAGACCCGCCTTCGTGGCGAGCACGAGGTACGGCACCGCCTCGTAGTCGCGGATCGCGAGGATCTCGGCGATCGCCTCGTCCGGCTGGAAGGCGAGGAGGTTCGCGACGTGCTGCCCGCGCGCGTCACGGCCGGCGTCGGGGAGCTCGTACGCCTTCGCCCGGTAGACGCGGCCCTTGTTGGTGAAGAACAGCAGCCAGTGGTGGGTCGTCGAGACGAAGAAGTGGTCGACGATGTCGTCTTCCTTGAGCTTCGTGCCCCGTACGCCCTTGCCGCCGCGCTTCTGCGCGCGGTAGTCGACGGTCTTGGTGCGCTTGACGTAGCCGCCACGCGAGACCGTGACGACGATGTCCTCCTCGGCGATCAGGTCCTCGATGGACATGTCACCGTCGTAGGGCACCAGCATGGTCTTGCGGTCCTCGCCGAACTTCTCGACGATCGCGGCGAGTTCCGCGCTGACGATGCCGCGCTGACGGACCGGCGAGGCGAGGATCTCGTTGTACTCGGTGATCTTCGCCTGGAGTTCGTCGTGCTCCTGGACGATCTTCTGGCGCTCCAGGGCGGCCAGTCGCCGCAGCTGCATCTCGAGGATGGCGTTGGCCTGGATCTCGTCGATCTCCAGGAGCTCCATCAGGCCCGTGCGCGCGATGTCGACGGTGTCGCTGCGCCGGATCAGCGCGATGACCTCGTCGATGGCGTCCAGGGCCTTCAGCAGGCCGCGCAGGATGTGCGCCCGCTCCTCGGCCTTGCGCAGGCGGAACTTCGTACGGCGGACGATGACCTCGATCTGGTGCGTCACCCAGTGGCGGATGAACGCGTCCAGGGAGAGCGTGCGCGGGACGCCGTCGACGAGCGCCAGCATGTTGGCGCCGAAGTTCGACTGCAGGTCCGTGTGCTTGTAGAGGTTGTTGAGTACGACCTTGGCGACCGCGTCCCTCTTGAGCACGATGACGAGACGCTGACCCGTACGGGAGCTGGTCTCGTCCCGGACGTCTGCGATGCCGCCGACCTTGCCGTCCTTGACCAGGTCGGCAATCTTCTGGGCGAGATTGTCGGGGTTGGTCTGGTAAGGCAGTTCCGTGACCACCAGGCACTGGCGGTTCTGGATCTCCTCGACCTCGACGACCGCGCGCATGGTGATGGAGCCGCGGCCGGTCCGGTACGCCTCTTCGATGCCCTTGCGGCCGACCACGAGGGCGCCGGTCGGGAAGTCCGGGCCCTTGATGCGCTCGACGAGAGCGTCCAGGAGCTCCTCGTGCGACGCCTCCGGGTTCTCCAGGTACCACTGGGCGCCGGACGCGACCTCGCGCAGGTTGTGCGGCGGGATGT comes from the Streptomyces sp. NBC_00443 genome and includes:
- a CDS encoding helix-turn-helix domain-containing protein, translating into MPRNTPPDDRVLTRRRQVGDQIRRVREHHNLTQLEVCTRSGIDVATYSRIEQGHASPLLDTLIRIAEAIGVDLAELVR
- the gyrA gene encoding DNA gyrase subunit A produces the protein MTDENTPITPEDDGLALRVEPVGLETEMQRSYLDYAMSVIVSRALPDVRDGLKPVHRRVLYAMYDGGYRPERGFYKCARVVGDVMGNYHPHGDSSIYDALVRLAQPWSMRMPLVDSNGNFGSPGNDPAAAMRYTECKMAPLSMEMVRDIDEETVDFTDNYDGRSQEPTVLPARFPNLLINGSAGIAVGMATNIPPHNLREVASGAQWYLENPEASHEELLDALVERIKGPDFPTGALVVGRKGIEEAYRTGRGSITMRAVVEVEEIQNRQCLVVTELPYQTNPDNLAQKIADLVKDGKVGGIADVRDETSSRTGQRLVIVLKRDAVAKVVLNNLYKHTDLQSNFGANMLALVDGVPRTLSLDAFIRHWVTHQIEVIVRRTKFRLRKAEERAHILRGLLKALDAIDEVIALIRRSDTVDIARTGLMELLEIDEIQANAILEMQLRRLAALERQKIVQEHDELQAKITEYNEILASPVRQRGIVSAELAAIVEKFGEDRKTMLVPYDGDMSIEDLIAEEDIVVTVSRGGYVKRTKTVDYRAQKRGGKGVRGTKLKEDDIVDHFFVSTTHHWLLFFTNKGRVYRAKAYELPDAGRDARGQHVANLLAFQPDEAIAEILAIRDYEAVPYLVLATKAGLVKKTPLKDYDSPRSGGVIAINLRETADGSDDELIGAELVSADDDLLLISKKAQSIRFTATDDSLRPMGRATSGVKGMSFREGDELLSMNVVRPGTFVFTATDGGYAKRTPVDEYRVQGRGGLGIKAAKIVEDRGSLVGALVVEEADEILAITLGGGVIRTRVSGVRETGRDTMGVQLINLGKRDAVVGIARNAEAGREAEEVDGDIAVDEIAEGAATTGTDEGETPSAE
- a CDS encoding DUF3566 domain-containing protein, coding for MSGATGAGSSGTSTGSTAGSETGGGRGSAAPATDPHTTQLKAIKSPAKGSPSPDAPGSQGGPVTDTRGSQTQQQYAPGAGPAAPGAQPQPQPQPSGAQQAASAPSTSPLPGERQPQQSAGPYHPPQAYQTPAPESAVRRPRTGARTTPRTRKARLRVAKADPWSVMKVSFLLSIALGICTIVASAVLWMVMDAMGVFSTVGGTISEATGSNESNGFDLQAFLSLPHVLMFTSIIAVIDVVLATALATLGAFIYNLSAGFVGGVELTLAEDE